From a region of the Pieris rapae chromosome 22, ilPieRapa1.1, whole genome shotgun sequence genome:
- the LOC110997028 gene encoding CRAL-TRIO domain-containing protein C3H8.02 — protein sequence MAEEQKPVNAEDLKQLKERMKLIADADPAQYHNDYSLKRYLRAFKTVDSAFQAILKTNKWRAEYGVTELHENKEIIEKYSNKARVLRHRDMVGRPIIYIPAKNHSSSDRDIDDLTKFIVHCLEDASKKCFEEVVDNLCIVFDLNNFTLSCMDYQVLKNLIWLLSRHYPERLGVCLIINAPTFFSGCWAVIKGWLDENTASKVTFVNSEMDLCQYLIPDILPTDM from the exons ATGGCTGAAGAACAAAAACCAGTGAATGCAGAAGATCTCAAACAACTCAAAGAAAGAATGAAACTAATTGCTGATGCTGATCCAGCGCAATATCACAAtgattattctttaaaacGATACTTAAGGGCGTTTAAAACAGTTGATAGTGCCTTTCAG GCAATATTGAAAACCAACAAATGGAGAGCAGAATATGGTGTTACAGAGCTCcatgaaaataaagaaattattgagAAATATAGCAATAAAGCAAGAGTACTTAGACACAGAGATATGGTTGGAAGACCAATCATCTATATACCAGCTAAGAACCACAGTTCTAGCGACAGAGACATTGACGACTTGACAAAATTTATTGTACATTGTTTA GAGGATGCTAGCAAGAAGTGTTTTGAAGAAGTTGTAGATAATCTATGTATAGTgtttgatttgaataattttacacTTTCGTGTATGGACTACCAAGTACTGAAGAATCTTATTTGGCTGCTGAGTAGACACTATCCAGAACGACTTGGTGTTTGTCTGATAATTAATGCACCAACATTCTTCTCTGGCTGCTGGGCAGTTATTAAAGGATG GCTAGATGAAAACACAGCGAGTAAAGTAACATTTGTAAATTCTGAAATGGATTTATGTCAGTACCTGATACCAGATATCTTACCCACCGATATGTAA